The following DNA comes from Paenibacillus crassostreae.
GATTGGCTTAAACTTTCATGTAGTCGTATGAAGATGAAGGGATTCAATGTTATTTGTGGAGAAACGGTGTGGACTCAAGTTAAAGCAAAGTCAGCGCAAGCCCAATTACGTGCTACTGAATTGAATGACATGATTCGTGATGATAACATCGATCTGATCATTCCTCCTTGGGGTGGAGAATTATTAATTGAGATTCTTGAATACATTGATTTTGAAAATTTAAAGTGTAAGTGGATATTGGGTTATTCAGATATAAGTGTATTGTTGTTAGCGATCACCCTAAAAACAGGGATAGCAACTGCGCATGGAACGAACTTGCTTGATTTAAGAGGAGAATATACAGATGAGACCACAGCTATGTGGCAAACTGTCTTGTCAACGAACAGCGGTGAATCAATCCTCCAGCATTCCTCGCTAAACTATCAAAAGGAATGGAACGCTGCCCCTTCACCATCTGTCTTTCATTTAACAGAACAAACATGTTGGAAAGTGATAACAAATACAAATGTGAAAATACAAGGCCGTTTACTTGGTGGATGTATTGATGTGATAAGACATTTGATTGGTACCCCGTTTGGTGATTTGCAATATTTTCAACATCATTATATAAATAATGAACCTATCTTGTGGTATTTAGAGAATTGTGAGCTCAACACAGCAGATTTACGCAGGTCATTAGTTCAATTGAAATTAGCAGGATGGTTTGATCATTGTACAGGTCTTATGTTTGGTAGAAGCGATGCGAATCGACCTATCGATAACTATACAGTAGAGGATGTTTATAAAGAACTTTCTGAGGAATTACAGATCCCGATAATCTTCGATATTGATTGTGGTCATGTTCCACCTCAAATGACCTTCATAAATGGGGCGTATGCTGAAGTAGAAGTAGAAGACGGCAAAGGGACTGTGAAGCAGTATTTTAAACCATAACTACTTTATTCTCTACCTGACAAGGAGTAGTACCGATATGATTATCAGCAGGTTGAGATAATTCTAGTTAGATAACCTTATCAAAAAACATTACTTGAATAGACCGAGGACTCATTACAGTTACGCGGGGTCTCGGTTTTTCTTTGATGACGAAATAACCATTGAATCTCCCGTGTATATGTAAGGAAAGACACTTGAAATCAAAGAGTGTAAATTTAGGGAATATGTCAATCGACTAGCATTTAGGGATGAATTATCTAGGGTGTAAAGACTAAAGGTGGAGTTACCCAGATGATGGTGGTGATGGTTAATTGAGACTTTTCGCAGAAGGGGAAGTGTGACGTAAAGACCACTCATGAATAAGGTCATGAGTGGTCTTTACGTCAATTATGAATTTTCTATGTATAGTAAGCTCGATGCCTGGGAGAAGTATAATAAATATTATGAATCTTCTCGAGTTGTGATTCCATGGATTTAATATTATTAACAAGCTTTTGATCAATAGTCATAAAGCTAATGCCGTACAAATGTGCTAATGATATATTTGCCACATCAGCAGCTCCTAATTTGTTTGTTATTTCTAATTGTTTTAAAACACTATCTTTATCCCCATCTAAAATATTCAGTGTTCCCTGACTAACGAGATAGTGTATCTGTGTCGTAAAACGCATCATACTTATTGTAATAGGCATAAAGTACGCCTGTATCAATCAAGATACTTTCTGTATTTTCGAACCCATTGAAATTAGAATGATTAAAGGCAACGGTTCTCATACTTCCACCATTCCTTAACTTTATTCATATCGATTTTGGAAGTGGCGCTTCCCATATGATCTTTTAGTAAGGCTTTTTTTTCTTTTGTTAAGCCTGAATATTTTGATAAGTCTAGTTTCTTTATGGCTGCTTGCACATCTTTCTCCTCCTCATTCTTAGACATTTTACATGCACCTCCAAGTAATAGTTATGCCCATTACGTTGTGTTTAAAACTAATGAACTAGCTCCAAGATCACGGTTAGGGTGCGACTACGTTATTGTTATAATATAACATGTGATGAATGAGAAAAGGTGACCTTTTATATTTTGAAACTTTGTTCATAAAGGTTAACCACTCCATCTGTCGAATCATGAATAATAGACCTATCACCCTACTCCATCGCGAAAGAGGTAACGTCATGAAACAAGGACTATGAGCAAATCATTAATAATATAACGTCGCAGCAGTTATCTGCTCTTGACCCCGAAATATATGAGATTGGCAGAGAATCGCTAGATGCGGAAGAAGCAGAATGAGTTGGTGTTTTATGTGAATGAAATGCTAGGATAACTTGGCAGTATATTTTGAATCAAATTCAGATACCTATATATTCCTTATAATGTAGTGAAGTTAAGAGTGGCTTAGTCTATTCAACGTATAAGCACCAGATTGAAGTATTCCTAGTTCGCCATCCTTATCAAATATATTGGCTTGAATAAACCGAGTGAATCGCTTCAGTTGCATAGGTTCTTTGGTTTTTCAATGAAGTCATTATTTAGGCACTTCATCTATGGCATTAGTGATATTTGGACGATATGTAGATCTGGTATGTTGAGCATTTTCTTGATATACTATATCTACATGTGCTCATTCCTTTGTGTGATGATTCGTAGGACTCACAACACTACAGGGTTAGCATTTTTTTTGTTTC
Coding sequences within:
- a CDS encoding S66 family peptidase, producing MIRYPFLEEGATIGVTAPSSGVQEELHDWLKLSCSRMKMKGFNVICGETVWTQVKAKSAQAQLRATELNDMIRDDNIDLIIPPWGGELLIEILEYIDFENLKCKWILGYSDISVLLLAITLKTGIATAHGTNLLDLRGEYTDETTAMWQTVLSTNSGESILQHSSLNYQKEWNAAPSPSVFHLTEQTCWKVITNTNVKIQGRLLGGCIDVIRHLIGTPFGDLQYFQHHYINNEPILWYLENCELNTADLRRSLVQLKLAGWFDHCTGLMFGRSDANRPIDNYTVEDVYKELSEELQIPIIFDIDCGHVPPQMTFINGAYAEVEVEDGKGTVKQYFKP